One genomic region from Nostoc sphaeroides encodes:
- a CDS encoding efflux RND transporter periplasmic adaptor subunit, translating into MSHSEFPDSTLPIEIEQPTVTDSNQESQPLPERSPKPPQKRRWPLLLGIVLLIAGVGFGWRWWQTTNASNAPPGGPAAGQPMAIPVKLATVQTETVQESSEFIGSLEAPSSAIIKPQVEGRVTQIFIQEGNRVQQGQVIISLQSDNVQAQLSQAKAGLEQAQARLAEVVAGTRREEVAQARAQLAQAQARLRDAQSGSQPQEIAQAEAQIQSAKSDVELAQSRAKRYSQLRKEGAVSQDTLEGYVKEQQSAEAALVVAQKRLDQLRQSRTSSINELAGALEQQKQNLRQLENGSRPEEIAQARSQVSQAAAQVQAAQVQVQYTKVLAPFTGIVGDIPTKVGDYVEKADQLTTLTRNDSLELNIDIPLEEAKKLRLGLPVQMLNAQGQPTARGKVSFISPNASSDSQTVLVKANFGNSRNQLINRQSVQTKVIWNERPGILIPVTAVSRLGGETFVFVAEAPTEKKAEAPAEKKAETPKLVAQQKPVKLGVIEGNNYQVIEGLKAGDKIVVSGILNLTNGAPITPAPEQVGSRKL; encoded by the coding sequence ATGTCCCATTCTGAGTTCCCTGATTCTACCCTACCCATTGAAATAGAACAGCCTACTGTTACTGATTCTAATCAAGAGTCGCAACCATTGCCAGAGCGATCGCCTAAGCCACCTCAAAAACGGCGTTGGCCCCTGCTGTTGGGAATCGTCCTATTAATTGCAGGTGTTGGTTTTGGTTGGCGTTGGTGGCAAACTACTAATGCTAGCAATGCACCACCGGGCGGGCCTGCTGCTGGTCAACCTATGGCAATTCCCGTCAAGCTAGCGACTGTGCAAACTGAAACTGTGCAGGAAAGCTCAGAGTTTATTGGCTCTCTAGAAGCTCCAAGTTCGGCAATCATCAAGCCACAGGTTGAAGGACGAGTAACCCAGATTTTCATCCAAGAGGGCAACCGTGTTCAACAAGGACAAGTTATTATTAGCCTACAAAGTGATAATGTCCAAGCTCAATTATCACAAGCCAAAGCCGGACTAGAACAAGCCCAAGCACGTCTTGCTGAAGTTGTTGCAGGTACGCGACGAGAAGAAGTTGCCCAAGCTAGAGCGCAGTTAGCCCAAGCCCAAGCTCGTCTTCGAGATGCCCAATCAGGATCGCAACCACAAGAAATTGCTCAGGCTGAGGCTCAAATTCAGTCAGCTAAATCTGATGTGGAGTTAGCACAGTCACGAGCCAAGCGATACTCACAATTGAGAAAAGAGGGTGCAGTTTCTCAAGATACCTTAGAAGGATATGTCAAAGAACAGCAAAGTGCTGAAGCTGCCCTTGTCGTAGCCCAGAAACGCCTAGACCAACTCCGCCAAAGCAGAACTTCTAGTATCAATGAGCTAGCTGGAGCCTTAGAACAACAGAAACAAAACTTAAGGCAACTAGAAAATGGTTCCCGCCCAGAAGAAATTGCCCAAGCGCGATCGCAAGTAAGTCAAGCAGCTGCCCAAGTCCAAGCTGCCCAAGTCCAAGTACAATACACAAAAGTTCTAGCACCTTTCACTGGCATTGTTGGTGATATTCCCACAAAGGTGGGAGATTATGTGGAAAAAGCAGATCAACTCACTACACTGACTAGAAACGATTCTTTAGAACTGAATATAGACATTCCCCTAGAAGAAGCCAAAAAGCTGCGCTTGGGATTACCAGTGCAAATGCTGAACGCCCAAGGTCAACCCACAGCAAGGGGTAAGGTGAGTTTCATCTCTCCAAATGCCAGTTCAGATTCGCAAACAGTTTTGGTAAAAGCCAACTTTGGTAATTCTAGAAATCAACTGATCAATCGCCAGTCAGTCCAAACCAAAGTGATTTGGAATGAACGTCCAGGAATTTTAATTCCAGTTACAGCAGTATCTCGCCTGGGTGGAGAGACTTTTGTGTTTGTAGCTGAAGCGCCAACAGAAAAGAAAGCTGAAGCGCCAGCAGAAAAAAAAGCTGAAACACCTAAACTCGTAGCTCAACAAAAACCTGTGAAATTGGGAGTTATTGAGGGGAATAATTATCAAGTTATCGAAGGACTAAAAGCTGGGGACAAAATTGTTGTTTCCGGTATTCTCAACCTAACTAATGGCGCTCCCATCACTCCTGCACCTGAACAAGTAGGTAGTCGAAAGCTTTAA
- a CDS encoding glycosyltransferase family 4 protein, translating to MHILIYSYNYHPEPIGIAPLMTELAEGLVKRGHQVRVITGMPNYPQREIYDEYRGKWYVTEQKNGVTIERSYLRIKSKPNLIDRLLLELSFVFTSLPQAFKGGRPDVIILTVPPLFGTLPVTIFGWLYNCPVVLNVQDILPEAAVRIGLLKNKWMIRTLAALEKFAYRSAHTISVIADGFRENLVNKGVPVNKIVCIPNWVNVNFICPLPKQNNSWISSHQLDGKFVVLYSGNIALTQGLETVIEAAVCLRHIKEIVFVIVGESIALQRLQKYCLLNGADNVLLLPLQPREKLPEMLAASDVGLIVQKRNVISFNMPSKIPLLLASGRPIVGSVPATGTAAKAIQLSGGGIIVEPESPDAMAAAVHHLYANPTLGARLGNAGRQFAEENYSLEQALNRYEGLLSHIVANRKSTLGILPKLNSKKSVVDG from the coding sequence ATGCACATACTGATTTATTCCTACAACTATCATCCAGAGCCGATTGGTATTGCTCCGTTAATGACTGAATTAGCAGAAGGACTAGTAAAACGAGGTCACCAAGTGCGGGTGATTACGGGAATGCCCAACTATCCTCAGCGCGAAATTTACGATGAGTATCGGGGTAAGTGGTATGTTACTGAACAAAAAAATGGCGTTACCATTGAACGAAGTTACCTGCGAATTAAGTCTAAACCTAACCTTATAGATCGGCTATTACTAGAGTTGAGCTTTGTTTTCACGAGCTTACCCCAAGCCTTTAAAGGCGGACGCCCCGATGTGATTATCTTAACAGTACCGCCTCTTTTCGGTACTTTACCAGTAACAATATTTGGTTGGTTATACAACTGCCCAGTAGTTCTGAATGTGCAAGATATTCTACCAGAAGCTGCGGTACGGATTGGGCTATTGAAGAACAAGTGGATGATCCGAACTCTTGCAGCCTTAGAGAAATTTGCATATCGATCTGCACACACTATTAGTGTCATTGCCGATGGGTTTCGTGAAAATTTAGTGAATAAGGGAGTACCTGTTAATAAAATCGTTTGTATTCCCAATTGGGTGAATGTAAATTTCATCTGCCCCTTACCAAAACAGAACAACTCCTGGATATCGAGCCATCAACTTGATGGAAAATTTGTAGTACTTTATTCGGGCAACATTGCTCTAACGCAAGGTTTAGAAACAGTAATAGAAGCAGCAGTTTGCTTACGTCATATCAAGGAGATTGTCTTTGTTATCGTTGGCGAATCAATAGCATTACAAAGGTTGCAGAAATATTGTCTTTTAAATGGAGCAGATAATGTTTTGTTGTTACCGTTGCAGCCACGAGAAAAACTCCCCGAAATGCTAGCAGCATCTGATGTTGGGTTGATTGTGCAAAAGCGTAATGTGATTTCGTTTAATATGCCTTCAAAAATACCACTGCTATTGGCAAGTGGTCGCCCAATTGTGGGTTCAGTTCCCGCCACTGGTACTGCTGCAAAAGCAATCCAACTCAGTGGTGGTGGGATAATTGTTGAGCCAGAATCACCCGATGCAATGGCTGCTGCGGTGCATCATTTATATGCTAATCCTACTCTAGGGGCGAGGCTAGGTAATGCAGGAAGACAGTTTGCCGAAGAAAACTATTCTTTGGAGCAAGCACTTAATCGATATGAAGGGCTGCTTTCTCATATTGTTGCTAACCGAAAATCAACTTTAGGTATCTTGCCGAAATTAAATTCCAAGAAATCAGTTGTAGATGGGTAG
- a CDS encoding PEP-CTERM sorting domain-containing protein — MKNIFAKITAIAATTAAFSVAVAANNPAQAIDLNFSWLGDAGYSATGSFSYDETTAPTIISESGSGATNFLQSLNVSFLDPSNNPLGTYNTLTGGVSQSDFFNFNFDTSTQTLFGPLNLGGGTGVIGEYFFSGTVGDSLRLRQDVDQQGTSITLDQNSGSIQVSKVPEPASMLGLLAFAALGVGSTLKKKQASC, encoded by the coding sequence ATGAAAAACATTTTCGCCAAAATCACAGCGATCGCAGCAACCACTGCTGCTTTTAGTGTTGCTGTTGCTGCTAACAACCCAGCCCAAGCTATTGATTTAAACTTTAGCTGGTTAGGTGATGCTGGTTATTCAGCAACAGGTTCATTCAGCTACGACGAAACTACAGCACCTACAATTATTTCAGAAAGTGGTAGTGGAGCAACCAACTTTTTACAATCCTTGAATGTCTCCTTCTTAGATCCATCTAATAATCCTCTGGGAACTTATAACACCCTTACTGGTGGGGTGTCGCAATCTGATTTCTTCAATTTCAACTTTGATACTTCCACTCAAACATTGTTTGGCCCCTTGAATCTAGGAGGAGGAACGGGTGTAATTGGAGAATACTTCTTTTCTGGAACGGTTGGCGACTCTTTGCGATTACGTCAGGATGTCGATCAACAGGGAACGTCAATAACACTAGATCAAAATTCTGGCTCTATTCAGGTATCCAAAGTCCCTGAACCTGCTTCTATGCTGGGTTTGCTAGCATTTGCTGCCTTGGGCGTAGGTTCAACTTTGAAGAAAAAGCAAGCCTCTTGCTAG